One window of Campylobacter avium LMG 24591 genomic DNA carries:
- a CDS encoding aspartate kinase produces the protein MLIVQKYGGTSVGSLERIQAVAQRVIASKKDGVKLVVVVSAMSGVTNDLIDKAQYFSKNPSPRELDLLLSSGERVTSALLSIALNEAGFKSIAFSGRLAGIYTDSVHTKARINKIDTTNINKALDEDNIVVVAGFQGIDEKGFATTLGRGGSDLSAVALAGALKADLCEIYTDVDGVYTTDPRIEPKARKLDVISYDEMLELASLGAKVLQNRSVELAKKLNVRLVTRSSFNTNEGTIISKEDDKMEQALVSGIALDKNQARLTLRNIEDKPGIAAEIFTALANENINVDMIIQNVGRDGATNLGFTVPENELELAKNIMRKLLGENALIETDSEVVKVSVVGVGMKSHSGVASKAFKSLADEGINIGMISTSEIKISMIVDEKYAELAVRALHKAYELDKK, from the coding sequence ATGCTTATAGTTCAAAAATACGGCGGAACAAGCGTTGGAAGCTTAGAGCGAATACAAGCTGTGGCACAAAGGGTAATCGCTTCGAAAAAAGACGGCGTAAAATTAGTTGTTGTTGTCTCTGCTATGAGTGGGGTTACAAATGACTTGATAGACAAGGCGCAGTATTTTTCAAAAAATCCTAGTCCAAGAGAGCTTGATTTGCTTTTAAGTAGTGGTGAAAGAGTTACTTCAGCTTTATTGTCTATAGCTTTAAATGAGGCCGGTTTTAAAAGCATAGCTTTTAGCGGTCGTTTGGCTGGAATTTACACAGATAGCGTTCATACCAAGGCCAGGATAAATAAAATAGACACAACAAACATAAACAAAGCCTTAGATGAGGATAATATAGTCGTAGTTGCCGGCTTTCAAGGCATTGATGAAAAGGGCTTTGCTACAACCTTGGGCAGGGGCGGAAGCGATCTTAGTGCCGTTGCCTTAGCAGGGGCTTTAAAGGCTGATTTGTGTGAAATTTATACTGATGTTGATGGGGTTTATACTACTGATCCTAGGATAGAACCAAAGGCTAGAAAGCTTGATGTGATTTCTTATGATGAGATGTTAGAGCTTGCTTCTTTGGGGGCTAAGGTTTTGCAAAACCGCTCCGTTGAGCTAGCAAAAAAGCTTAATGTAAGATTAGTAACTAGAAGTTCTTTTAACACAAACGAAGGAACCATTATAAGTAAAGAGGATGATAAGATGGAACAAGCATTAGTAAGCGGTATAGCTCTTGATAAAAATCAAGCAAGGCTAACACTAAGAAATATAGAGGATAAACCAGGCATCGCGGCTGAAATTTTTACAGCTCTTGCGAATGAAAATATAAATGTTGATATGATTATACAAAATGTAGGTAGGGACGGAGCTACAAATTTAGGCTTTACCGTGCCTGAAAATGAGCTTGAACTTGCCAAAAATATCATGCGAAAGCTCCTAGGAGAAAATGCACTTATAGAAACAGATAGCGAGGTGGTTAAGGTTTCTGTTGTGGGTGTTGGTATGAAATCACACTCAGGAGTTGCCTCAAAGGCTTTTAAAAGTTTGGCTGATGAGGGCATAAACATAGGTATGATTTCTACAAGCGAGATAAAAATTTCTATGATAGTGGATGAAAAATACGCAGAATTAGCCGTAAGAGCCTTGCATAAGGCTTATGAGCTGGATAAGAAATGA
- the hemW gene encoding radical SAM family heme chaperone HemW translates to MQKNLYIHIPFCESKCHYCSFTSLKKRELKPYFDALFLDIKEALHKFGVKNKSLQTVFIGGGTPSCVHFSYYEKIFDFLKQFLSEKCEITSEANPNSSTYEWLKAMKEFGVNRLSFGAQSFNEDKLKFLGRIHSKKEILKALDNTKKLNFNNINIDLIYDSKFDDKKMLNYELACVKDLSLSHISAYSLELEGAFTNKISYKKYSSFLAKYLIKSLENLGFKQYEISNFGKTCKHNLSYWTGANYIGCGLSSVGFYKDTRFYSTRNLSSYIQNPLLKTKEKLNDEDLLTEHVFLGLRSCVGVDEKRLNDKQKEKAELLTKKKKLKFDKKNARFFNTNYLLSDELALFLLC, encoded by the coding sequence ATGCAAAAAAATTTATACATACACATACCATTTTGTGAGAGCAAATGCCACTACTGCTCTTTCACCTCTTTAAAAAAAAGAGAATTAAAGCCCTATTTTGACGCCTTGTTTTTAGACATAAAAGAGGCTTTGCATAAATTTGGGGTGAAAAACAAGTCCTTGCAAACGGTTTTTATAGGCGGTGGAACGCCTAGTTGCGTGCATTTTTCTTATTATGAAAAAATTTTTGATTTTTTAAAACAATTTTTAAGTGAAAAATGCGAAATCACAAGCGAGGCAAATCCAAATTCAAGCACTTATGAATGGCTTAAGGCCATGAAAGAATTTGGGGTAAATAGGCTGTCTTTTGGGGCTCAAAGTTTTAATGAGGATAAATTAAAATTTTTAGGCAGAATTCACAGCAAAAAAGAAATTTTAAAAGCCTTAGATAATACAAAAAAGCTAAATTTCAACAATATAAACATAGACCTCATATATGATAGTAAATTTGATGATAAAAAAATGCTAAATTACGAGCTTGCTTGCGTAAAAGATTTAAGCTTAAGCCACATAAGTGCTTATTCTTTGGAGCTTGAGGGCGCATTTACAAACAAAATAAGCTATAAAAAATACTCAAGCTTCCTTGCAAAATACCTAATAAAATCTTTGGAAAATTTAGGTTTTAAGCAATACGAAATAAGTAATTTTGGTAAAACTTGCAAGCATAATCTTTCATATTGGACAGGTGCAAACTACATCGGTTGCGGTCTTTCAAGCGTTGGTTTTTACAAAGATACAAGATTTTACAGCACAAGAAATTTAAGCTCTTATATACAAAATCCACTTTTGAAAACAAAGGAAAAATTAAACGATGAGGATTTGCTTACAGAGCATGTGTTTTTAGGGCTTCGCTCCTGTGTTGGCGTAGATGAAAAAAGGCTAAATGACAAGCAAAAAGAAAAAGCAGAGCTTTTAACAAAAAAGAAAAAATTGAAATTCGACAAAAAAAATGCAAGGTTTTTTAACACAAACTATCTTTTAAGCGATGAATTAGCGTTATTTTTACTTTGCTAG
- a CDS encoding HobA family DNA replication regulator: protein MTEFLKYTLDLIRHDSASMSWLEDKRLELAPLLFNRLKLLIQDGRAFIFVSDDNRLWYEEYFLQNINSKSNRPLIPFFSLNSLCKRQIKNNEDISLVNDLLEITFPNGFVYFYVGLSASNMANIAKSRSDSFFIVFDDEHVQNSLFINQQDVNLDSKLISFYNFFDSLLDAILLSRVNI, encoded by the coding sequence ATGACAGAGTTTTTAAAATACACACTTGATTTGATAAGGCATGACAGTGCTTCTATGTCTTGGCTTGAGGATAAGAGATTAGAATTAGCACCGTTGCTTTTTAATAGATTAAAATTGCTAATCCAAGACGGCAGGGCTTTTATCTTTGTAAGTGATGACAATAGGCTGTGGTATGAGGAGTATTTTTTACAAAACATCAACTCAAAGTCTAACAGACCACTAATCCCGTTTTTTTCCTTAAATTCTTTATGCAAAAGACAGATTAAAAACAACGAGGATATAAGCCTTGTCAATGATTTGCTAGAAATTACATTTCCAAATGGTTTTGTTTATTTTTATGTTGGCTTAAGTGCTAGTAATATGGCTAATATTGCAAAGTCAAGGTCTGATAGTTTTTTTATAGTTTTTGATGATGAGCATGTGCAAAATAGCCTTTTTATAAACCAACAAGATGTAAATTTAGATAGCAAACTTATATCGTTTTATAATTTTTTTGATAGCTTGTTAGACGCTATCTTGCTTTCTAGGGTTAATATTTGA
- a CDS encoding bifunctional riboflavin kinase/FAD synthetase: MEISSIFTITKKDELKDLAIGCFDGLHLAHFALFKELTDKAGILLIDKSYKYNLSPNEDKKKILNFSIFSLDFKEIKTMQGDEFLRALKLEFKSLKKLVLGYDFRFGLNRAFSAYDVERISGIKTVVVPEFKLDGLSVHSKLIREFLKEGKIQKANKFLGRSYSVKGKIIKGQGLGSKELVATINLDCEDKYLLPKNGVYATVTKINSKLFKSVSFVGIRNTDLNFSLETHILEDFKEENFKEARVFFLDFLRENQKFQNLYELKKQILKDCDEASSILKKEKLNER; this comes from the coding sequence ATGGAAATATCGAGTATTTTTACTATTACCAAAAAGGATGAGTTAAAAGACCTAGCCATAGGTTGCTTTGATGGGCTTCACTTAGCACATTTTGCCCTTTTTAAAGAACTTACAGATAAGGCAGGAATTTTACTGATAGATAAATCTTATAAATACAATCTAAGTCCAAACGAGGATAAAAAGAAAATCCTAAATTTTAGTATCTTTTCTTTGGATTTTAAGGAAATTAAAACTATGCAAGGAGATGAGTTTTTAAGGGCTTTAAAGCTTGAGTTTAAGTCTTTAAAAAAGCTTGTTTTGGGCTATGATTTTCGCTTTGGGCTAAATAGAGCCTTTAGTGCTTATGATGTGGAAAGGATAAGTGGGATTAAAACCGTGGTAGTGCCAGAGTTTAAGCTTGATGGCTTAAGTGTGCATTCAAAGCTAATAAGAGAATTTTTAAAAGAGGGTAAGATACAAAAGGCAAATAAATTTTTAGGCAGGAGCTATAGTGTAAAGGGCAAAATCATAAAGGGGCAAGGACTTGGCTCAAAAGAGCTAGTAGCTACTATAAATTTAGACTGCGAAGATAAGTATTTGCTACCCAAAAACGGCGTTTATGCCACAGTTACAAAGATAAATTCTAAGCTTTTTAAGTCAGTATCCTTTGTAGGCATTAGAAATACAGACTTAAATTTTAGCCTTGAAACGCACATTTTAGAGGATTTTAAAGAAGAAAATTTTAAAGAAGCTAGGGTATTTTTTCTAGACTTTTTAAGAGAAAATCAAAAATTTCAAAATTTATACGAGCTTAAAAAGCAAATTCTAAAAGACTGCGATGAGGCAAGTAGCATTTTAAAAAAGGAAAAACTTAATGAAAGATGA
- a CDS encoding RNA pyrophosphohydrolase, whose translation MLQDKKYRLNVAAVILSSSYPFDCRVFIAKRNDMDDVWQFPQGGIDENENPKSAILRELEEEIGTKDVEFIATYPKWLNYDFPSKIAHKMYPYDGQSQKYFLLRLRPSAKINLRTKHPEFSSYKFVNLQELFKIITHFKRPLYVKVIKYFQEKGYI comes from the coding sequence ATTTTGCAAGATAAAAAATACAGACTAAATGTCGCAGCTGTGATACTTTCTAGCTCGTATCCATTTGATTGCCGTGTTTTTATAGCTAAGAGAAATGATATGGATGATGTTTGGCAGTTTCCACAAGGCGGCATAGATGAGAATGAAAATCCTAAAAGTGCTATATTAAGGGAGTTAGAAGAAGAAATTGGCACAAAAGATGTTGAATTTATAGCCACTTATCCAAAATGGCTTAATTATGACTTCCCAAGCAAGATAGCTCATAAGATGTATCCTTATGACGGGCAAAGCCAGAAGTATTTTTTGCTTAGATTAAGGCCTAGTGCTAAGATAAATTTAAGGACAAAGCACCCTGAATTTAGCTCTTATAAATTTGTGAATTTGCAAGAATTGTTTAAGATTATTACTCATTTTAAAAGACCGCTTTATGTAAAGGTAATAAAATATTTTCAAGAAAAAGGTTATATTTAA
- the tlyA gene encoding 23S rRNA (cytidine-2'-O)-methyltransferase TlyA — translation MRYDSFVSKRLKISRNKALELIEKEQISLNSLHFKPSFNVANYLLSLDKNLKNTDDILENKLLSLELREKIYVSRAAFKLKGFLEELSLDIKDKICLDIGASKGGFVELLLEKGAKEITALDVGSMQLDESLRENSKVRSVEKTDLRDFKSTVKFDLITCDVSFISLIKLLKYIDNFAKKDIILLFKPQFELGIEAKRSKNGLCLDEEKISFARQNFQKQCEALCWSLRLSKASTLRGKNGNIEYFYYYQKG, via the coding sequence ATGAGATATGATAGCTTTGTAAGTAAAAGGCTTAAAATTTCAAGAAATAAAGCCTTAGAACTCATAGAAAAAGAACAAATTTCTTTAAATTCCTTGCATTTTAAGCCCTCTTTTAACGTTGCAAACTATCTTTTAAGCCTTGATAAAAACTTAAAAAATACCGATGATATTTTAGAAAATAAGCTTTTAAGCTTGGAGCTAAGGGAAAAAATTTATGTAAGCAGGGCAGCTTTTAAACTAAAGGGCTTTTTAGAGGAGCTAAGCCTAGATATAAAGGATAAAATTTGCCTTGACATCGGGGCTTCAAAGGGCGGTTTTGTAGAGCTTTTGCTTGAAAAGGGTGCTAAGGAAATCACAGCCTTAGATGTAGGCTCTATGCAGCTTGATGAGAGCTTAAGAGAAAATTCAAAGGTAAGATCTGTGGAAAAGACGGATTTAAGGGACTTTAAAAGCACTGTGAAATTTGATTTGATAACCTGTGATGTGAGCTTTATATCCTTGATAAAACTTTTAAAATATATAGATAATTTTGCAAAAAAGGATATAATTTTGCTTTTTAAACCCCAATTTGAGTTAGGCATAGAGGCAAAAAGAAGCAAAAACGGGCTTTGTTTGGATGAAGAAAAGATAAGTTTTGCAAGGCAAAATTTTCAAAAACAGTGCGAGGCTTTGTGCTGGAGCTTAAGACTTAGCAAGGCTTCTACTTTAAGAGGAAAGAATGGAAATATCGAGTATTTTTACTATTACCAAAAAGGATGA
- the folP gene encoding dihydropteroate synthase encodes MQVFKISSQSDFNKLCADIRPHKVGQKIMSEKSKIHFFYIKDISSAAANILKQDALRVGAELITKESVILGDKEPSKALLMATKEQISKLIIKEKKQDFKLKDLAKFLEKDFAKPEKVKIMGVLNLNNDSFNKQSRVDETDFEKRLLAMLDEGADYIDIGAVSSRPGSRYCGKEEEFKRLNFALDLIYKKNYYERAIFSLDSFDEYCLEYALNKGFKLINDIQGLRNKNLAILAEKYKAKYCLMHMQNEPHNMQDNPHYDFILADIEAFFKEKLELLSSFGVDEILLDVGIGFGKSAEHNLVLIKHLEHFLHFQKPLLVGASRKSVINAYYESEVEQRLPGSLFLHLKAYENGASIIRTHDVKEHKQLFAMAKAMKELAIK; translated from the coding sequence ATGCAAGTTTTTAAGATAAGCTCACAGAGTGATTTTAACAAGCTTTGTGCTGATATAAGGCCTCATAAGGTAGGACAAAAGATAATGTCTGAAAAAAGTAAAATTCACTTTTTTTACATAAAAGATATTAGCTCTGCTGCTGCAAATATCTTAAAACAAGACGCCTTAAGAGTTGGTGCTGAGCTAATAACTAAAGAAAGTGTGATTTTAGGCGATAAAGAGCCAAGCAAGGCACTTTTAATGGCCACAAAAGAGCAAATTTCAAAGCTTATTATCAAAGAAAAAAAGCAAGATTTTAAGCTAAAGGATTTAGCTAAATTTTTAGAAAAAGACTTTGCTAAGCCAGAAAAAGTAAAGATTATGGGCGTTTTAAATTTAAACAATGACAGCTTTAACAAGCAAAGTAGGGTGGATGAAACAGACTTTGAAAAAAGGCTTTTAGCTATGCTTGATGAGGGGGCTGATTATATAGATATAGGAGCGGTTTCATCGCGTCCAGGCTCACGCTACTGCGGCAAGGAAGAGGAATTTAAAAGGCTTAACTTTGCTCTTGATTTGATATATAAAAAAAACTACTATGAAAGGGCGATTTTTAGCCTTGATAGCTTTGATGAATACTGCTTAGAATACGCCTTAAACAAAGGCTTTAAGCTCATAAATGATATACAGGGTTTAAGAAATAAAAACTTAGCTATTTTAGCTGAAAAATACAAGGCAAAATACTGCTTAATGCATATGCAAAATGAGCCGCATAATATGCAAGATAATCCGCATTATGACTTCATCCTAGCTGATATTGAGGCTTTTTTTAAGGAAAAACTTGAGCTTTTATCCTCTTTTGGAGTCGATGAAATTTTGCTTGATGTTGGCATAGGCTTTGGTAAGAGTGCTGAGCATAACTTAGTTTTAATCAAGCATTTAGAGCATTTTTTACACTTTCAAAAACCCTTGCTTGTGGGTGCTAGTAGAAAAAGCGTGATAAATGCTTACTATGAAAGCGAGGTCGAGCAAAGACTGCCCGGAAGCTTGTTTTTACACCTAAAAGCTTATGAAAATGGAGCAAGTATCATAAGAACACACGATGTTAAGGAGCATAAACAGCTTTTTGCTATGGCTAAGGCTATGAAAGAGCTAGCTATAAAATAA
- the ligA gene encoding NAD-dependent DNA ligase LigA has protein sequence MDYEQYLEKVSLAKKYVKAYYVDDKPLASDEEYDKLLRELKDFESKNESLISKDSPTQYIGSVIQSEFKKIRHLKKMWSMEDVFDEEELRAWAKRARCEKGFFVEAKFDGASLNLLYEDGKLISGATRGDGEVGEDISLNVLEIDNIPKTIAYKGKIEIRGEVLILKDDFEALNESRAKEAQSLFANPRNAASGSLRQLDTSITRARKLKFYPWGVGEHSLNFKKHSEIMDFIRALGFLKDDFIRLCENLDEVLKAYKELLALRDKKPMMMDGMVVRIDDLALCESLGYTVKFPRFMAAFKFPALEKSTKLLGVNLQVGRSGLVTPVAVLEPVELDGVRVSSASLHNFDEIARLDIRINDYVAVIRSGDVIPKITNVYKDRREGKELLISRPRLCPVCESELLDEGILIRCQNLNCEARLVNSIIYFVSKRCMNIDGLGESIVELLYKHKKISSIESIYSLKYSDFENLEGFKDKKINNLLSSIEASKDNELFKFISALGIEHIGEVAAKKIASCFSFEWLDKKKEDFEKLEGFGEQMALSLEDFLAINKERILHFYSILRLKNTQQESKTSIFTGKVVVITGSLSKPRDEFKALLESMGAKVSSSISAKTDFLLCGKDAGSKLEKAKALGIKILSEEEFNSLLV, from the coding sequence ATGGATTATGAGCAGTATTTAGAAAAAGTAAGCTTAGCTAAAAAATATGTAAAGGCATATTATGTGGATGATAAACCCTTAGCAAGTGATGAAGAATACGACAAACTTTTAAGAGAACTTAAGGACTTTGAAAGCAAAAACGAAAGCTTAATATCAAAAGATAGCCCCACTCAATACATAGGCTCTGTTATACAAAGTGAGTTTAAAAAGATAAGACATTTAAAAAAGATGTGGTCTATGGAAGATGTTTTTGATGAAGAGGAGCTAAGAGCTTGGGCAAAAAGAGCAAGGTGTGAAAAGGGCTTTTTTGTGGAGGCTAAATTTGACGGAGCTAGTTTAAATTTGCTTTATGAAGATGGCAAACTAATAAGCGGTGCTACTAGAGGAGATGGAGAAGTAGGAGAGGACATAAGCTTAAATGTCTTAGAGATAGATAATATACCAAAAACTATAGCCTATAAAGGAAAAATAGAAATTCGCGGAGAGGTTTTGATACTAAAGGATGATTTTGAAGCCTTAAACGAAAGCAGGGCAAAAGAGGCACAAAGTCTTTTTGCAAATCCTAGAAACGCAGCTTCTGGCTCTTTAAGACAGCTTGATACCAGCATAACAAGGGCTAGAAAGCTTAAATTTTATCCTTGGGGTGTGGGAGAGCATTCTTTAAATTTTAAAAAACATAGCGAGATTATGGACTTTATAAGAGCTCTTGGCTTTTTAAAGGATGATTTTATAAGGCTTTGTGAAAATTTAGATGAGGTTTTAAAAGCCTATAAGGAGCTTTTAGCCCTAAGAGATAAAAAGCCTATGATGATGGATGGTATGGTTGTTAGGATAGATGATTTAGCTCTTTGTGAAAGCCTTGGCTACACGGTTAAATTTCCAAGATTTATGGCAGCCTTTAAATTTCCAGCTCTTGAAAAAAGCACAAAATTACTTGGAGTGAATTTACAGGTTGGAAGAAGTGGGCTTGTAACTCCGGTTGCAGTTTTAGAGCCTGTTGAGCTAGACGGCGTTAGAGTAAGCTCTGCAAGCTTGCATAATTTTGATGAGATTGCCCGTCTTGATATAAGGATAAATGACTATGTAGCTGTGATTAGAAGCGGTGATGTCATACCAAAGATAACTAATGTTTATAAAGATAGAAGAGAGGGCAAAGAGCTTTTAATAAGTCGTCCAAGGCTTTGTCCTGTTTGTGAAAGTGAGCTTTTGGATGAGGGAATTTTGATAAGATGTCAGAACTTAAACTGCGAGGCTAGGCTTGTTAATTCCATAATCTACTTTGTTTCAAAAAGATGTATGAACATAGACGGGCTTGGAGAAAGCATAGTAGAGCTTCTATATAAGCACAAAAAGATATCTTCCATAGAAAGCATATATTCTTTAAAATATAGTGATTTTGAAAATTTAGAGGGCTTTAAGGATAAGAAGATAAACAATCTTTTAAGCTCCATAGAAGCTTCAAAGGATAATGAGCTTTTTAAATTCATCTCAGCACTTGGCATAGAGCACATAGGAGAGGTGGCTGCTAAAAAGATAGCTTCTTGCTTTTCCTTTGAGTGGCTGGATAAGAAAAAAGAGGATTTTGAAAAGCTAGAGGGCTTTGGAGAGCAAATGGCACTTTCTTTGGAGGATTTTTTAGCTATAAATAAAGAAAGAATTTTGCATTTTTACAGCATTTTAAGGCTTAAAAACACCCAGCAAGAAAGTAAAACTTCTATATTTACAGGCAAGGTAGTGGTAATAACAGGAAGCTTATCAAAACCAAGAGATGAGTTTAAGGCTTTGCTTGAGAGTATGGGAGCAAAGGTATCTTCTTCTATCTCAGCAAAGACTGATTTTTTACTATGCGGCAAGGATGCTGGCTCAAAGCTTGAAAAGGCTAAGGCACTAGGCATTAAGATACTTAGTGAGGAAGAGTTTAACTCTTTATTAGTATGA
- the cmoA gene encoding carboxy-S-adenosyl-L-methionine synthase CmoA, translating into MKDELFKKDSKKQFEFDESVVAVFDDMISRSVPFYDENLRLCVALLAKFAKKNSLLCDLGCSTATFLLEAFKKRPDLLLHGVDNSKPMLDNAKKRAKAYGANISFHYFNLSEFSFFKADVFIANYTIQFIRPLKRQELVNKIYENLNEGGFFILSEKIIFEDGFLSKKMIELHQEYKLKNGYSSLEISNKREALENVLVPYSEKENLALLENAGFKRIESIFKWANFETFLAFKD; encoded by the coding sequence ATGAAAGATGAGCTTTTTAAAAAGGATAGCAAAAAGCAGTTTGAATTTGATGAAAGTGTGGTAGCTGTTTTTGATGATATGATAAGTCGCTCTGTGCCTTTTTATGATGAAAATTTAAGGCTTTGCGTGGCTTTGTTAGCTAAATTTGCTAAGAAAAATTCCTTGCTGTGTGATTTGGGCTGTTCTACTGCTACTTTTTTGCTTGAAGCCTTTAAAAAAAGGCCTGATTTGCTTTTGCACGGCGTGGATAATTCAAAGCCTATGCTTGATAATGCTAAAAAAAGAGCTAAGGCTTACGGAGCAAATATAAGCTTTCATTATTTTAATCTAAGCGAGTTTAGTTTTTTTAAAGCCGATGTTTTCATAGCAAATTATACTATCCAGTTCATTAGACCCCTAAAAAGACAAGAGCTTGTTAATAAAATTTATGAGAATTTAAATGAGGGAGGCTTTTTTATCTTAAGTGAAAAAATCATCTTTGAGGATGGTTTTTTAAGCAAGAAAATGATAGAGCTTCATCAAGAGTATAAACTTAAAAATGGTTATTCTAGCCTTGAAATTTCAAACAAAAGAGAGGCTTTGGAAAATGTGCTTGTGCCATATAGCGAGAAAGAAAATTTAGCCCTGCTTGAAAATGCTGGTTTTAAAAGGATAGAAAGCATTTTTAAGTGGGCTAATTTTGAGACTTTTCTGGCTTTTAAAGACTAA
- a CDS encoding DNA polymerase III subunit delta' — translation MSFVSKIIISSNFEAVKEKLLSEYSSSIIKFIPKEVTDEFLMDNAKEVQRESFIAENKEKIIVIMANSFRNEAQNFLLKLFEEPPKNIKFLLVSPSRNLLLATVRSRFICENLKEQKIKKDFDLSPKNLDLKNFFAFLQKNENMDKNELLDFIQDFAMKTCQYKNLDEKELEYFYKFYELARLNSRASIIISAMFLLLQERL, via the coding sequence TTGAGCTTTGTTAGCAAGATTATAATTAGTAGTAATTTTGAAGCCGTTAAAGAAAAACTTTTAAGTGAGTATTCTTCTAGCATAATCAAATTCATACCCAAAGAAGTTACAGATGAATTTTTAATGGACAATGCAAAAGAGGTGCAAAGAGAAAGTTTTATAGCTGAAAACAAAGAAAAAATCATAGTTATAATGGCAAATTCTTTTAGAAACGAGGCGCAAAATTTCTTGCTAAAACTCTTTGAAGAACCGCCAAAAAATATCAAATTTTTACTAGTAAGCCCCTCTAGGAATTTGTTGCTTGCTACTGTTAGGTCTAGATTTATTTGCGAGAATTTAAAAGAGCAAAAGATTAAAAAAGACTTTGATTTAAGCCCAAAAAATTTGGATTTAAAGAATTTTTTCGCATTTTTGCAAAAAAATGAAAATATGGATAAAAATGAACTGCTAGATTTCATACAAGATTTTGCCATGAAAACTTGTCAGTATAAAAATTTAGACGAAAAAGAGCTTGAGTATTTTTACAAATTCTATGAGCTTGCAAGGCTTAATTCAAGGGCAAGTATTATAATCTCAGCTATGTTTTTACTTTTGCAAGAAAGGCTTTAA
- the tatB gene encoding Sec-independent protein translocase protein TatB → MSMGEIIVILVVAILVLGPDKLPDAAIQIAKFLKAAKKHVDDIKDSIDKEVRINEIKEEAKKYKDEFSQYNQNIRQKLSFEEFDELKKDILSSAKEDKENQNLKDDKNTDKTAANEDKEKNV, encoded by the coding sequence ATGAGTATGGGCGAAATCATAGTTATTTTAGTTGTTGCAATTCTTGTTTTAGGGCCTGATAAACTGCCTGATGCGGCTATACAAATAGCCAAATTCTTAAAGGCTGCGAAAAAACACGTAGATGATATAAAAGACAGTATAGACAAAGAAGTTAGGATTAACGAAATCAAAGAGGAAGCCAAAAAATACAAAGATGAGTTTTCGCAGTATAACCAAAACATAAGGCAAAAATTAAGTTTTGAGGAATTTGATGAGCTAAAAAAAGACATTTTATCAAGTGCAAAAGAGGACAAAGAAAATCAAAATTTAAAAGATGATAAAAACACAGATAAAACAGCAGCAAACGAGGATAAAGAAAAAAATGTTTGA